In Longimicrobium sp., the genomic window GCGTCGCCCCGCCGCCCAGCGTCCCGTCGGTGCAGGTCGTGGGGATGGTGTTGGGGTCCGCGCGGTACGCGTTCCAGTCGGGCGTGGGAACGTTGGCGCCCACGCACGAGACCTCGATCTCCCCGCCCGTTCCCGTTCCCGCCAGGGTGGCGCTGTACAGCTCGTACGGCGTGCGCCCGCGGAACTCGCCGAAGCCGCCGCGCAGCAGCCGCAGCGGCGCCCCCGTCTCGCTCATCCGCCAGCTGAAGCCGGCGCGCGGGCTCAGGTGGATCTCGCTGGGCGCGTAGTCCGTCCGCACCCCGAAGGCGCTGGTGACGGCGGGATTGGCCTCCGGCGCCCGGTCGAAGCGCGATCCTTCCACGCGGAGGCCGTAGGTGAACTGCAGCCCCTCCGTCGGGCGGAAGGCGTCGCCCAGGTACGCCCCCGCGTTCCATCCCCCGCCGTCGATGGCGCCGGTGGAAAGGGTGCGCGTGAACGCCGCCGGGGTGCGCGCCTGGAAGTCGGCCAGCGAGTTGAAGATGAAGGAGCCCAGCCGGTTGCTGGAGTTCTGCTGCGAGAAGCCGGAGTGGTTGGCCAGCACCCCCAGCTTCACCCGGTGCCGGTCGCCCACCAGCAGCGACAGCTCGTCGGCCACCTCCAGCGTCCGCTCGTCGGACGACGAGAAGAGCGACGGGTCGCCGCCGAAGACCAGGTTGGAGACGGCGCGCGCCCCCGCCGTGACCGCGGCCGGATCCGCGTCGACCCGCACGATCCCCTGGGGAACGTCGAGGGTGGGGTTGCCGTCGCGCGAGTCCAGCGTGTACGAGGCGCGCAGGTCGTTGATCCACGTCTGCCGGAAGCGCGAGGTCACGCTGGCCAGCACCGCGCCGCCACGCGAGTCCGACGAGCCGCCGCTCTGCTGCGTTTCCAGCGTGCCGATGCGCGTGTGGTTCTGCTGCGAGAAGGTGCCGTAGCCGCGCAGCGTGAAGGTGTGCTCCTGCGTCACCACCCAGTCGAAGCGCCCCAGCAGGCTCAGCGCGTCGCCGGTGCGGTTGTACTGCCCCGCCAGCCCCGCGGGGTTGAAGCCGTAGACGCCGGAAAGGCCGGAGATGAACTCGGTGACCGCCGCCGGGCTCAGCCCCACCTGGCCCAGCCCCTCGGCGTTGCGCGGCTCCAGCGCGTACAGGTCGTCGGAGCGGCGCTGCGCGGCGAAGCTCAGGTTGTAGAACACCTTGTCCTTCACGATGGGCCCGCCCAGCCCGCCGCTGCCGCGGAACTGGGCAAAGCCGTTGTTCCACGGCGTGCGCCCGGTGCCGCCCTGCAGCGCGTCGCCGCGGAACTGCGACTGCAGCGAGCCCTGCACGCGGTTGGTCCCCCCGCGCGTGGTGCTGGCCACCTGCCCGCCCGAGAACTGCCCGCGCGCCACGTCGTAGGTGTTGGTGATCACCTGCGTCGACCGCACCCCCTCCTGCGGCAGCCCCAGCGGCGATCCGCCGCCCAGCTGCCCGCCCGAGAGCGCGCTGGCGAACGAGGCGCCGTCCAGCGTCACCTGGTTCTGCGACGCGCGCTGGCCGGCGACCGAGAAGCCGCCGCGCCCGCTCAGCGAGTCCGCGCCTTCCGTCGCGACCACGCCGGGGGTGAGGGTGGCGATGGCGGCCGGGTCGGTCTGGTTCTCCAGCGGCAGCCGCTGCGCCAGCTCGGAGCTGACGGAGCGCCCGGTGCTTCCCGTCTCGCCACGGCCGGGGGCGGGGCGCTGCGCGCGCGCGGTCACCCCCTGCAGCTGCACCGCCGCCGTCCCCAGCTGCACGTTCGCCGTCAGCACGTCTTCGTCGGCCACGCGGGCCACCGTCGCGGTGCGCGGCGCCTGCCCCAGCCGGGCCACGCGGATCTGGTAGCGCCCGCCGCCGTCGGGAAAGACGATGGTGTAGCGGCCGTCCGCGCCGGTGGTCGCCGTGCGGCTGGTGCCGGTCTCGGCCGAGGTGGCCTGCACGCTGGCGCCGGCCACGGGCTCGCCGCGCTCGTCGGTCACCCGCCCGCGGATGACGTCGGTGGTGGACCCCACCTGCGCCGCCAGCCGCACGGCGGACAGGAGGAAAAAGAGAACAACGGGAAGAGCGAAGCGCCGCATGCGTCCCCTCGTGGACTTCCGTCGGACAGATGTTCGGGAGCAGCGCGAGTGCAGCAAGTGCCGGACCTCTCCGGCCCCCACGTTCAGCCCCGCAGATCCGACACTCGCGGCCTGGCTGTTGTTAAGCGTCGGGAAGATGATGACCCGAGACATTTCGTCGGCTTCTCTCCCCCTCCTGGAAGCTCCGCCGGAGCCGGGACACGTCTATCCCGCCGCCGGCTCCTCCTCGGCCTTGCGGCGGCGGCGCGGGCGCGGGGGCGTGGCCTGCTCGCGCAGGTCGCGCACAAGGTCGCCGACCGCGGAGATGATCTCGGGGTCGCCCTCGCGCAGCAGCGCGGCCAGGATGTGCTTGCACACCCGCTCGCGCCACAGGTGGTCGCCGCAGTCGCAGCGCGGCTGGTTGGGCGTGAGCAGGTCCACCCAGTGCTCCTCGGCCCCGCCGGTCACGCGGTAGCGCCCGCGGCCCGTGCGCACGGCCGACAGCGTCACCCCGCGCTCCAGCCGCTTCGGCTCCACCCCGCCCGCCCCCTCGACGTCGATCTTCAGCCCATGCATTCGCGTTCTCCCGCGTGCAAAAATGACGTGGAACTGCACGGGAGATGGTACACCGGAGAGGTGCTTGGGTTCGGGTTTTCTTCGCCAAGAGATGAAGATTTTCGCAGAGCACGAAACGAGGTCCTCCGTTGACCCCGCTGGCTCCGCGTGACCCAAGAAGTGCGGGCGACGCGGAGGCAGCGGAGTCCGCGGAGACGGTCAGTCCTGGGTCGCGCCGCGCTCCTCGCGCGGGTGGCCGTGGCCCGGGTTGATGGAGGTGCCGCTGCGGTCCAGGTCGCGGTCGGTGCCGCGCGTGGCGGCTTCCGACGCGCCGAACTCCTCGCCGTGGTTGTGCTCGCCCTCGGTGCCCTGCGGCGTCATCCCGGTGGTGGCGCCGCCCGGCTTCTGCGTGGTCGTCTTCAGGTCGCCCATGCTCCCTCCGTCGTTGGTTCATGGTCCCCAAACTGGAGTCCGGCGGAGCCGCAAGACACGTTCCTGCAAGGAGATGAAGAGGAAATAAACGGAGGCGGGCCGTGTGCTTGCGCCACGAATCCGCCACCGGCAGCAAATTTCCAGACGTCGCGCCAGAAGCGATTGTGTAGAACGGATCTTGCGAACGCCACGAACGCGCCCCGGACGGACGTACGGACAGTTGCGGAGGCGCGGACCACCGTTTAGGTTGCGCGGTGGAGTTCGAAGCACACGGCGTGCACGGAGGAGGGTCCTCCGCACGCCCGCGGTTCGCGACGCATGGCCGTGCGATGGCCGGCGAGGGAGAGGAGGTGGGTTACGAAAATCCCCAGCTTCAGCAGCGATTCCGCCCTGGCGACGCTCCATCAGGAACGCCCCCGTAGCCGTGTATGGCCGCGCGGGCGTTTTTCATTTCCACACCTTAGGGGAGGGTGAGATGCTCGATTCCGGGATGATCAACAAGATCCAGAAGGCGAAGGAGTACGCCACGGAGCCCGAGCGCATTCACTTCCGCAGCCTCGAAGTCGAATTCGACGGCAAGAACGGCGGACACAGCGTGGACTTCCGCGAAGGCCACTGGCACTGCGACTGCGACTACTTCCGCGGCCACCACACCTGCAGCCACACGATGGCGATGGAGCGGGTGCTGGGCGTCATGGCCCCGGCCGAGGTGTAGCGAAGCGCATCGCCCCTGCCGCGCGCCGGCCGACGGCGCGCCCGAGCGAGCCACGATCGCCGCGAGGATGAGGCCTCGCGGCGATCTGCTTTTCGGGAAGTGCGGAAGTGCGGAAGTGCGTCAGTGCGTGAGTCCGCACCGCCGGATGGATTCGGCGTGTCAGGGATGCTCTCGTGGGCATCGCGTCACACGGCAGTCGGACGAGTGCGCCACGCCTTGCGCGCCGCGATCGAAGTTACCCCCTCCCGTGATCGGCCCCGTTATCGGGAGGGGGTACGCGGCCCCGGCCGCGGGGGAAGGGCTCCGCGGGGGGCGAGGACTCGCGGGAGGGTTCCACGCGGAGAAGTTCCGCGGGGAGACGGCTTCGCCAGCGAACGGACTTTCGGTTGCCCCCTCTCCGGCCCGGTTCTATATTCAGCGATTGTTTACGGGCGAAAGTGGCGGAATGGTAGACGCGCCGGACTTAGGATCCGGTGGCTTCGGCCGTGGGGGTTCGAGTCCCCCCTTTCGCACCTCCCATCGGCGACCACGGCGAACAGCAAAGCGGAACATAGATGTCGGAGCAGAGCACCACCCCCGGGACCGGCCTTCAGGTCAGCGTCGAGCAGCCCTCCTCGTTCGAGCGGCGCCTTTCCGTGACCGTGCCGCCGGAGCGCGTACGGCGCATCCGGCAGAGCGTGGCCGCGCACATCACGCGCAACGTGCGCCTCCCCGGCTTCCGCAAGGGCAAGCTGCCCGAGAACCTGGTGCAGAAGCAGTTCGGGCAGGCCATCGAGCAGGAAACGGTGGACCGCGTCATCCAGGAGACCTACCGCGAGGCGCTGGACCAGGAGGGGATCCGCCCCATCAACCAGGGCGCGGTCACCGACGTGCACTACCACGGCGAGGGCGGCGAGCTGCACTACCACGTGGACGTGGAGGTGCAGCCCACCATCGAGCTGGCCCGCACCGGCGGCTTCGTGGTGGCGCGCCCCAGCGACGAGGTGAAGCCCGAGGAGGTGGACGCGATCCTGGAGCGCCTGCGCGCCGACCGCGCCACCTTCCAGGTGGTCGACGACCGCAAGCCGGACTACGGCGACGAGGTGCAGGTGCGCATCACCGCGCCGGCCGGCGGCGAGGGCGTGGAGCCCGAGCCCGAGGAGTACCGGTTCGCGCTGGGCGAGGGGCAGGCCATCCCGCCCATCGAGGAGGCCATCATGTCGCTGATGCCGGGCGAGGAGGGCGAGTTCGA contains:
- a CDS encoding SWIM zinc finger family protein, whose product is MHGLKIDVEGAGGVEPKRLERGVTLSAVRTGRGRYRVTGGAEEHWVDLLTPNQPRCDCGDHLWRERVCKHILAALLREGDPEIISAVGDLVRDLREQATPPRPRRRRKAEEEPAAG
- the tig gene encoding trigger factor translates to MSEQSTTPGTGLQVSVEQPSSFERRLSVTVPPERVRRIRQSVAAHITRNVRLPGFRKGKLPENLVQKQFGQAIEQETVDRVIQETYREALDQEGIRPINQGAVTDVHYHGEGGELHYHVDVEVQPTIELARTGGFVVARPSDEVKPEEVDAILERLRADRATFQVVDDRKPDYGDEVQVRITAPAGGEGVEPEPEEYRFALGEGQAIPPIEEAIMSLMPGEEGEFDITFPEDFGDPAQAGTTQHMKIGVVELRRREFPELDDEFARSLGAGEFDTLAALRERITADLQGEARSRSEQAYRDTLLDQVVEANAVEAPRSMVDNYLEYMVGGGMGGGKKPQRSPEQEERFSQFREMMRPQAEASIKRMLVVETLADREGLRASHDDLDDRVEAMATQAGRQPGDVWLELEKSGQLQQLEAQVTEEKVLEWLRSQNTTG
- a CDS encoding TonB-dependent receptor; its protein translation is MRRFALPVVLFFLLSAVRLAAQVGSTTDVIRGRVTDERGEPVAGASVQATSAETGTSRTATTGADGRYTIVFPDGGGRYQIRVARLGQAPRTATVARVADEDVLTANVQLGTAAVQLQGVTARAQRPAPGRGETGSTGRSVSSELAQRLPLENQTDPAAIATLTPGVVATEGADSLSGRGGFSVAGQRASQNQVTLDGASFASALSGGQLGGGSPLGLPQEGVRSTQVITNTYDVARGQFSGGQVASTTRGGTNRVQGSLQSQFRGDALQGGTGRTPWNNGFAQFRGSGGLGGPIVKDKVFYNLSFAAQRRSDDLYALEPRNAEGLGQVGLSPAAVTEFISGLSGVYGFNPAGLAGQYNRTGDALSLLGRFDWVVTQEHTFTLRGYGTFSQQNHTRIGTLETQQSGGSSDSRGGAVLASVTSRFRQTWINDLRASYTLDSRDGNPTLDVPQGIVRVDADPAAVTAGARAVSNLVFGGDPSLFSSSDERTLEVADELSLLVGDRHRVKLGVLANHSGFSQQNSSNRLGSFIFNSLADFQARTPAAFTRTLSTGAIDGGGWNAGAYLGDAFRPTEGLQFTYGLRVEGSRFDRAPEANPAVTSAFGVRTDYAPSEIHLSPRAGFSWRMSETGAPLRLLRGGFGEFRGRTPYELYSATLAGTGTGGEIEVSCVGANVPTPDWNAYRADPNTIPTTCTDGTLGGGATPQQPNVTVFQRGFQAPRSWRGSLGFQAQVLTRVTASIDGTFARGVAQYGVRDLNLRDTPAFTLAGEGNRPVFAPAEAIVPATGQTSLYASRRDPSFARVYELSSDLASQTEQLTMSVNGLLPRLVSAQASYTLTRSRDQTSFGFGGPSLGFQFTPTRGNPNEHEWAPSDQDRRHSFTLVLGKTFGRSLETSLIGRASSGSPYTPMVGGDVNGDGARNDAAFVFDPSAVSDTAVAAGLSRVLAGPGRISSCLRAQTGRIAGRNSCRGPWTESLDFRAAYTPQNARLQRRVTVSLDAFNLPAGLDLLFHGGDGLHGWGQGGRPDNVLLYPTGFDPATRQYRYRVNEGFGQTRVFRTSAGSPFGVQLTARIGLGRVQTGAGGGLLGIAFGGGGAGGPGGPGGDRGDRGGFRGGAGGDRGQGGAPDPSAFVDRLIPQPIDALLLLKDTLRLTDEQVAQLRVVNDTLKARNAPIRAEVGQALAGAFQQAQQGGAAADPQAIFRRIGPRLNEGRQNVQKALDQAEHILTPEQWRRVPAALRNSVRQQLGAPR